The Equus asinus isolate D_3611 breed Donkey chromosome 22, EquAss-T2T_v2, whole genome shotgun sequence genome has a segment encoding these proteins:
- the TAC3 gene encoding tachykinin-3, translated as MQSTLLFAAILALSLAQSIGAVCEESQEQVVPGGGESKDSELNLLPPSLLRRLYDSRSVSLDGLLKMLSQASVDPKESSLPQKRDMHDFFVGLMGKRNIQPDTPVGVNQENIPSFGTLKYPPSAE; from the exons ATGCAGAGTACCCTGCTGTTCGCGGCCATCCTGGCCCTCAGCCTGGCTCAGAGTATTGGGGCTGTCTGTGAGGAGTCACAGGAGCAGGTGGTGCCCGGTGGGGGAGAGAGCAAG GACTCAGAGCTCAACCTGCTGCCCCCGTCGTTGCTCCGGAGGCTCTATGACAGCCGCTCAGTCTCTCTGGATGGATTGCTCAAAATGCTGAGCCAGGCTAGCGTGG ATCCTAAGGAGTCGTCACTTCCCCAGAAAC GTGACATGCATGACTTCTTTGTGGGACTTATGGGCAAGAGGAACATCCAGCCAG ACACTCCTGTTGGCGTGAACCAAGAGAACATCCCCAGCTTTGGCACCCTCAAGTACCCCCCCAGTGCGGAATGA
- the MYO1A gene encoding unconventional myosin-Ia gives MTLLEGSVGVEDLVLLEPLEQESLLKNLQLRYENREIYTYIGNVLVSVNPYQQLPIYGPDFIAKYWDYTFYELKPHIYALANVAYQSLKDRDRDQCILITGESGAGKTEASKLVMSYVAAVCGKGEQVNSVKEQLLQSNPVLEAFGNAKTIRNNNSSRFGKYMDIEFDFKGSPLGGVITNYLLEKSRVVKQLEGERNFHIFYQLLAGADAQLLKALKLEKDTISYAYLSRKVSSVDGMDDASNFKAVQSAMAMIGFSEDEIRQVLEVTALVLKLGNVELVDEFQANGISASGIRNARGIEEIGEMVGLNSEELERALCSRTMETAKEKVVTALSVIQAQYARDALAKNIYSRLFNWIVNRINKSIKVGTGEKKKVMGVLDIYGFEILEDNSFEQFVINYCNEKLQQVFIEMTLREEQEEYKREGIPWTKVDYFDNGIICNLIEHNQQGILAMLDEECLRPGVVSDSTFLAKLNQLFSKHGHYESKVTQNAQHQYDHTMGLSCFRICHYAGKVTYSVNGFIDKNNDLLFRDLSQAMWNAQHPLLRSLFPEGDPKQASLKRPPTAGAQFKSSVAILMKNLYSKNPNYIRCIKPNEHQQRGQFSSELVAVQVRYLGLLENVRVRRAGYAYRQLYGPFLERYRLLSRSTWPRWNGGEREGVEKVLGELSMSSEELAFGKTKIFIRSPKTLFYLEEQRRLRLQQLATLIQKTYRGWRCRTYYQLMRKSQILISAWFRGNMQKKRYGKIKASTLLIQAFVRGWKVRKNYRKYFRSAASLTLANFIYKNIARKFLLGLKNNLPASVLDKNWPTAPYRCFTRTNQELQQLFYRWKCKKFRDQLSPKQVEILREKLCASELFKGKKASYPQSVPIPFHGDYIGLQGNPKMQKLKGKEEGPVLVAETVKKVNRGNGKISSRILLLTKGHVILADAKNSQVKTVIGLDSVAGVSVTSFKDGLFTLHLSEISSVGSKGDFLLVSEHVIELLTRMYQAVLNATQRQLPITVTDEFSVRFKENDVAVKVIQSPGGGGNGKLSCKKKGSHHLEVAV, from the exons ATGACTCTCCTGGAAGGTTCCGTGGGGGTGGAGGACCTCGTGCTCCTGGAACCCCTGGAACAGGAGTCTCTGCTGAAGAACCTCCAGCTGCGCTATGAAAACAGGGAGATTTAT ACCTACATTGGGAACGTGTTGGTCTCAGTGAATCCCTACCAACAGCTGCCTATCTATGGCCCGGACTTCATTGCCAAATACTGGGACTATACCTTCTATGAGCTGAAGCCCCATAT CTATGCGTTGGCAAATGTGGCGTACCAGTCACTGAAGGACCGGGACCGAGACCAGTGTATCCTCATCACGGGCGAGAGTGGAGCGGGGAAGACGG AGGCTAGTAAGCTGGTGATGTCTTACGTGGCGGCCGTCTGTGGGAAGGGGGAGCAGGTGAATTCCGTGAAGGAGCAGCTACTTCAGTCAAACCCGGTGCTGGAGG CTTTTGGCAATGCCAAGACCATTCGCAACAACAACTCCTCTCGATTT GGAAAATACATGGATATTGAGTTTGACTTCAAGGGATCCCCCCTCGGTGGCGTCATCACAAACT ATCTGCTTGAGAAGTCCCGAGTGGTGAAGCAGCTTGAAGGAGAAAGGAACTTCCACATCTTCTATCAGCTACTGGCTGGAGCAGATGCACAGCTGCTGA AGGCCCTGAAGCTGGAGAAAGACACAATCAGCTATGCTTATCTGAGCCGAAAAGTGTCCAGTGTGGATGGCATGGATGACGCCTCTAACTTCAAAGCCGTACAG AGTGCAATGGCCATGATTGGGTTCTCGGAGGACGAGATTCGACAGGTGCTAGAGGTGACGGCCCTGGTGCTGAAGCTGGGGAATGTGGAACTGGTAGACGAGTTCCAAGCCAATGGGATATCCGCAAGTGGCATCCGTAATGCGAGAG GTATTGAGGAGATTGGGGAAATGGTGGGCTTGAATTCAGAGGAACTGGAGAGAGCCTTGTGCTCGAGGACCATGGAGACAGCCAAAGAAAAAGTGGTCACTGCACTGAGTGTCATCCAG GCTCAGTATGCTCGGGATGCTCTGGCTAAGAACATCTATAGCCGCCTTTTCAACTGGATAGTGAATCGAATCAACAAGAGTATCAAG GTGGGCaccggggagaagaagaaggtaaTGGGGGTCCTGGATATCTACGGCTTTGAAATATTAGAG GATAATAGCTTTGAGCAATTTGTGATCAACTACTGCAATGAGAAGCTACAGCAGGTGTTCATAGAGATGACACTGAGAGAGGAGCAAGAGGAATATAAGAGAGAG GGCATACCGTGGACAAAGGTGGACTACTTTGATAATGGCATCATCTGTAACCTCATTGAGCAT AATCAGCAAGGCATCCTGGCCATGCTGGATGAGGAGTGCCTGCGGCCTGGAGTAGTCAGTGACTCTACCTTCCTAGCGAAGCTGAACCAACTCTTCTCCAAGCATGGTCACTATGAGAGCAAAGTCACCCAGAACGCCCAGCACCAGTATGACCACACCATGGGCCTCAGCTGCTTCCGCATCTGCCACTATGCGGGCAAG GTGACATACAGCGTGAATGGCTTCATCGACAAGAATAATGACTTACTCTTCCGGGACCTGTCCCAGGCCATGTGGAATGCCCAGCACCCCCTCCTTCGGTCCTTATTCCCAGAGGGTGATCCCAAGCAGGCATCTCTCAAACGCCCCCCAACTGCTGGGGCCCAGTTCAAGAGTTCTGTGGCCATACTCATGAAGAACCTATATTCCAAGAACCCCAACTACATCAG GTGCATAAAGCCCAATGAGCACCAGCAGCGAGGTCAGTTCTCCTCGGAGCTGGTGGCAGTCCAGGTTCGGTACCTGGGGCTCCTGGAAAATGTGCGGGTGCGGCGGGCTGGCTACGCCTACCGCCAGCTATACGGGCCCTTCCTGGAGAGGTACCGATTGCTGAGCCGGAGCACTTGGCCTCGCTGGAACGGAGGAGAGCG GGAGGGGGTTGAGAAGGTCCTGGGGGAACTGAGCATGTCCTCAGAGGAGCTGGCCTTTGGGAAGACAAAGATCTTCATTAGAAGCCCCAAGACT CTTTTCTACCTGGAAGAGCAGAGGCGCCTTCGACTCCAGCAGCTGGCCACACTCATACAGAAAACATACCGAGGCTGGCGCTGCCGTACCTACTACCAGCTGATGCGCAAGAGTCAGATCCTCATTTCTGCTTGGTTTCGAGGCAACATG CAAAAGAAACGCTATGGGAAGATAAAGGCATCGACATTGCTGATCCAGGCTTTTGTGAGAGGATGGAAG GTCCGCAAGAATTATCGAAAATACTTCCGGTCAGCGGCCTCCCTCACCTTGGCAAATTTCATCTACAAGAACATA GCACGGAAATTCCTCCTGGGGCTGAAGAACAACTTGCCTGCCAGTGTCTTGGACAAAAACTGGCCCACGGCCCCTTACAGGTGCTTCACCCGCACCAATCAGGAGCTGCAGCAGCTCTTCTACCGGTGGAAG TGCAAGAAATTCCGGGATCAGCTGTCTCCGAAGCAGGTAGAGATCCTGAGGGAAAAGCTCTGTGCCAGTGAACTGTTCAAGGGCAAGAAGGCTTCATACCCCCAGAG TGTCCCCATTCCATTCCACGGTGACTACATTGGGCTTCAAGGGAACCCCAAGATGCAGAAGCTGAAGGGCAAGGAGGAAGGGCCTGTTCTGGTGGCAGAGACTGTGAAAAAGGTCAATCGTGGCAACGGCAAG atttcctctagaatTCTCCTCTTGACCAAGGGGCATGTGATTCTCGCAGATGCCAAGAACTCCCAGGTCAAAACAGTCATTGGGCTGGACAGTGTGGCTGGGGTGTCAGTCACCAGCTTCAAGGATGGGCTTTTTACCTTGCATCTGAGTGAG ATATCATCAGTGGGCTCCAAGGGGGACTTCCTGCTGGTCAGCGAGCATGTGATTGAGCTGCTGACCAGGATGTACCAGGCTGTGCTGAATGCTACGCAGAGGCAGCTTCCAATCACAGTGACTGACGA GTTCTCAGTGAGGTTCAAGGAGAACGATGTGGCTGTCAAGGTCATCCAGAGCCCTGGGGGTGGTGGGAACGGCAAGCTTAGCTGCAAGAAGAAGGGGAGTCATCACCTGGAAGTGGCTGTATAG